CAGGTCTCAGCTTTCAAccaccatgtatttttttttttaaagattcatttattattatatggaagtacactgtagctgtcttcagacacaccagaagagggcgtcagatctcattctggatggttgtgacccaccatgtacttgctgggatttgaactcagaaccttcggaagagcagtcagtgctcttaaccgctgagccatctctgtttGAGccccatgtattttttttttaattgtctttttttttggtttttcaagagagagtttctcagtgtagccatAGTTGTTCTGAACTAGCTCTATACACTAGGCTAGCCcttaattcacagagatcctcctgcctttgttcccggagtactgtgattaaaggcgtggatcacaaccacccaggtcaaattttcctattttttgaatttaaatatttattttatgtgtatgaatgtttattttcatatgtctgtgcaccacatgcatatgtGGCACctatagaggccaaaagagggcagaATTCTAAAGAATCAGAGTTACACACAGTCCTGAGCTGCCTaatgggtgatgggaattgaacctcttGAAGAGCAGGCAATAAAGCACAGCCAGTGCTccaactattgagccatcttagAAATTTTCAAGATGGGTTTTCtctatgtgtagctctggctgtcctggaacttgctttgtagatcaggatggccttgaagttacagagatctacctgcctcctccgcttccctagtgctgagattaaaggcgtggttCACCACCGCCTAGTGAAATTTCCCTACTTTAAAGCTGATGGTAACTGATTCCTTGCCTTAGCCAACAGAATTCTGAGGATCATAGACTGCATGCGTACACTaggcttcttccttcttctacttTTCATGTTTGACTTTTGCCTTTCCTTAAGAGCgactgatatttttgtttgtttgtttgtttgttttttacgagacagggtttctctgtatagtctcggctgtcctggaactcacacggtagaccaggctggcctcgaacttagaaatccgcctgcctctgcctcccaactgctggtattaaaggcgtgcgccaccaccgcccggcgtaaaGCTGCTTCTGTAGTTAGATTGCGTCAGTTCTTTTGGTGCACTATTGAATTTCCTTTGTTAATAGGTCTATCAAAGATCAAATCTATAACATTTCCAGAAGCTGCATAATCTGTAGTGTGCCATTTACTAGGGCAAGACTGCCTTTTAGATTCAGCCCTCTGAGCTCCAAGCCGGCACTTCACTGAGCACTCACGCGCTCAATAAATGCTTGCGCAAAGTATGAATGAACTAAAGAACCGCTAGAGCCTCAGAGGGGGTCGGTTTGGGAGTTCCAAAGTTCGGGAGGGGACACGGGGGCGGGCAGTGGGCGTCACGTGACGGGGCGGAGCAAATCCCATGTGCTTCCCCAGCGCCAGCGCAGCTCCGCCCTCTGCGCCGGTCACGTGGGCCGCTGGCTGCGCCTGCGGAGAAGCGGTGGCCGCCGAGCGGGATCTGTGCGGGGAGCCGGAAATGGTTGTGGACTACGTCTGTGCGGCTGCGTGGGGCTCGGCCGCGCGGACTGAAGGAGACTGAAGGTAAAGCCGCCATGTCCGGGCCCGACCCggccccccacccctccccccgcATCCGCCGCCATCCGGGCCGGGGCCCGCCACCCTGCGCCGACGCCCGGGAGCCCGGGCCCCGAGCCCGCGCCCAGGCCCTACTCCCCAGGCCGATCCCCGGCCCACGTGTGCCGGGCCGGgcccgggtgggggtggggtgcagggccCGGGCGGGGAGGGCGCTGGGGTGGCGGCGAGACAGCCACCTCCGCCCGGCCTGGGCCGCGGCCCGGCGCAGGCTGTGCGGCGCAGACccgccaccccctccccctgcggGGCCCGGGCGGCCGCCGGGAAGTGACACGTTGTTCTTTGGCACTGGCCGCGTTGCGCAGAGctgggaggcggcggcggcgggcagGGAGGAGCCCCCAGCCCCGCCCGGCGGCCGACCCTCGCCTGCCCCGAGCCGGCTTCGCGGCGGTCGCCGCCCGCCCTGCTGGTGCGGCCGGACTCGCGCCCTTCCTGGCTTGTGTTCCCGGGCGGCCTCAGGCCTCTCCGGCCCCGCGCGAGTACACCGCGGCAGGCTCCGAACCCGGTGTCCccgggtggggggtggggatatcACGGCCGGAGCAGCCGGCTTCATTTGTGATCCGGGAGCCTGGTGCCAGCGAGACCTGGAATTTCCGGTCTGGTTGGTCTTGGGCCCCGTGGAGCCAGGTTGATACCCCTCACCTCCCAACCCCAGGCCTTCGGATGCCCAGAACCTGTAGGCCGCACTGTGGACTTGTTCTTAACCGAGGGGGTGAGTGAGGGGGCTGTTTGAGCAGGCAAGGGTGGGGTTAGGGTGATGCGGTGTGTTGGTGGGGTCCACAGGCtgtatgttttctgtttctgcatTTACTAGGCAACTCCCTTAATCCACGTTGGCCCTAGTTCTTGATACAACCTTTCCCCCTGCCCATTTGCCATAAGCTTGGGTCTTTTCCTCGTTCTGAGCTCTGCTCTTTCCAACAGGTGCTGGGGGGACCCTGATGTGGCAccaaatgaaatgaacaaagcTCCTCAGCCCACAGGCCCCCCACCCGCCAGGTCCCCTGGACTCCCACAGGTAATTAAGGCTAGATGAACAGGACTCGGGTGGGTTGGAGGTCATGCAGCTCGCAGTTTTCCCACCCCCATCTGTGTCAGGGCAAAGTGCAGCTGCCTGCTGCCAAATTGAGATAGGGCCCCTGGCTGTCCCTGGGGCTGTCACAGGGAGGGAACATGTGGAGTGCTGAAGCTGTAGCTGCAGGTCTGCTCCCCTTACTTCACCAGCTTGGGTTTAGGCCCCACCCAGGCTTCCCCTCCTGCTGAACTCTGGTCTCTCCCCTTCAGCCAGCGTTTCCCCCGGGGCAGACTGCACCGGTGGTGTTTAGCACGCCTCAAGCGACACAAATGAACACGCCTTCTCAGCCCCGCCAGGTGAGGGGCTGTGGCTAGAGTAGGGCGTTGGGTGGGCGCTGGGAAATGAGCTGCTGGTTTGGGGCTAGTATGGAAACTATGGATGCTATATACTTGCTACCCAATTTCCTGACAGTTGCTGAGTTGTTTCGTGCTGTTAGTTACTTAGGGTGGCTGACCCTTTGTGAGGTTTGTAGACTGAGAGTGGGGTCTTTGTGCCTTTGAGAATTGGAGTCTGTGCTGTGGGCCCTGCTGCCAGTTCTTCCCTACTACACTAGGAGGTTGCCATTACCctgttcctcttctccctttctctttgaaCTGTAATGAGATAAACATTCCAACTGTGCTTTTGTGTTCTCAAAGTTCTTCCCAAGTGGAAGGATTCTTTTCCTACCCACTTCACTCCCCCTAACCCCACTCCATCACCTTGGGGATAATTGTCGTCTTTCCTGTCCCCATGTGCTCTCAGGGAGGATTCAGGTCTCTGCAGGTAATACCCCTTTCCTAATCCTGAGCCACCTCTTTGATGTCACCCCATACCCACTCTAGTCCATAGCAGATTGGGATGTTCAGGGTGGGTGCCTTGTTTGCTGTTTAGGAGTTTGAGTCCAAATATTGCATGTTAGAGGTCAACTGTTGACAAGCAAGTATCCCAGAACTGGGAGACTGTTGCATGTAGCAGTTTGCCTCAGTACTTGAGATGGGATAGTGCATGCTGGGGAGTACGTTGCCCAGAAGGGCATGATGTACCTTGATGTTAGGAGGCTTCTGTGGAGAGGTAGTCTGGAGGTGACTGAGTGTGCATGGCAGTGACAGTACAGGACACAGTTTTCATCTGAGTTTGAAGGCAAGTGTTAGTACAGGAGGCCACTTAGCCATGTGTTAGTACAGGAGGCCACTTAGCCATCAGTTGGTCACATGGGGCTTGGGAAGAATTGGTTTCCATGATCTGAAGCCTGCTGTACTCTTAAGACTGTATGGACATTGTAGAATGCTGGTTTTGCTGTTCATTCTTCCCATTTTGACCCCACCTGTCTTCTTAATAGCACTTCTACCCTAGCCGGGCCCAGCCCCCTAGCAGTGCAGCCTCCCGAGTGCAGAGTGCAGCCCCTGCCCGTCCTGGCCCAGCTCCCCATGTCTACCCTGCTGGATCCCAAGTAATGATGATCCCTTCCCAGATCTCCTATTCAGCCTCCCAAGGAGCCTACTATATCCCTGGACAGGTGAGGCTGGGGCTGGAAGCCAGATTACCTAGTGCCTCATCCTCCACCTTTCCTACCTGGCCTTCTAGACCCATCCTCTTAGAGGGGTGGGACTTCTGGTCATGGTCTTGGTTTGGCTTACCCTACTTCATAATCTGATGTGTGGTGTTTATAGcttttctcatctcttttcttttccctcttttcttccccaacCCCCTTCAGGGGCGTTCCACATATGTTGTCCCAACACAGCAGTACCCTGTGCAGCCAGGAGCCCCAGGCTTCTATCCAGGTGCAAGCCCTACCGAGTTTGGGACCTATGGTAAGCAGGGCAAGGAGTAGGTGGGGAGAGTGTGTCCTAGGGAACATTCAAGTattcaacatttttaaatgctaagCTATTCCTCTGCatgcttttggtttttaaaatgataGGATTAATAGATGATAGGAATTAGTGCCTAATATTTAACTTATGTTGGTAAAGCAAGTTTTGATCCTTTCCTAAGAGAGTTGGAATCTTCCCCACTTCAAGAAGCACATGGTTAAAGctgcacaagcctttaatcccatccagcactaaggaggctgaggcaggcggatctctaagtttgtttgttttttcttttcattttttttctttttttgaaacagggtttctctgtatagccctgactgttctgaaactcactccgtagaccatgctggccttgaactcagaaatccgcctgcctctgcctcccaagtgctgggattaaaggtgtgtgccaatcTCTGCCCAGCGGATCTcttaagtttgaagccaaccaggtctatatagtgagttccaggacagctagaggtgtacatagtgacaccctgtctcaaaaagagaaatagaatcaGGGCCTTCAGTTTGGTTCTGTGGATGTACCTGTCCCCAAGCAGGATGACATGAGTTTGACCACTGGGACCCGGGTGGTAGGAagacagaactgactcccactAGTTATTTTCTTACTTCCACTCAacccatgcacacataaatgaataaataaactgatcatttaaaaaagaaaaggctggagGTACAGGTCAGTGAGTTGCTCTTGCAAAGAGGCCAAGTTCCGTATCAACACCCATGTTAGGCAATTCACAACTGTCTAACTTTCAACTCCTGGTGGATCCAACCCTTCTGGACTCTCTAGATatctgcacacagacacataataaaaagtaaactGAAAGGCATACAGACTCTGACTTGAAACTAAGTTagtgaacctttttttttttttttttgagacagggtttctctgtgtagccctggctgtcctggaactcactctgtagaccaggctggccttgaactcaaatccgcctgcctctgcctcccaagtgatgggattaaaggtgtacgccaccactgcctggctcaagttAGTGAACTTTATGTGGGGTTTCTTTTCATAGTTGGGAGACAGTAACGTGGATTTGAGTGGTTTTTGTAGCTAGTTTTCATTTATGTTCAAAGAAAGACTCTAAACTTTATGGGTTTTATTTGAGACCGTCTTTATGTAGTTCTAACttggcctgaaacttgccatGTAAACCAGGCTAAGTCTAAAACTTGCAGTGATCCCCCTACCTCTGATTTCTGAAATTACAAATGTATATTACCATGCTAAGCTTACAGCAGTATCTAAAAATTTCCCATCAGGAAGATCTCGTGTATATACTTCTAATACATgcatagtttgtgtgtgtgtgtgtatatatgtatgtgtgtgtgagtgattaaACATGTAACTACCATTGATACTTTCAAAAGGAACAAGTGGGAATTAGGGTTGAGCTACAAATTTACCCCACTTGGAAACAATTGCTCTTTTATTTCTCTAGGGCTTGATGTTACTTTTTGTTATGGTTGCCCCTTGCAAAGGGCTGAGTTAGGAATTTGAGTCGGCTTTAGTGGAACAATTTGGAAAACCCTGTTCATCCCCTGCCAAAGAGCTGATTGTGTCTCAGGTTGAGGGTGTGCGTGTGGTGTTGGGTTGggatatatataaaatctatgtatgtatgagtgcctTGTAGGGTAGAACAGGTCGCCGGTGTAGAGGAAGGAGTTCCTTCCTATAAGGTGTGTGTCTGAGGAATTCTTGTAAACGCAGTTCAAACTGGTTCCTCTGCTTTGACAGACACCTAATTCCCCAGGGAGGcgggcagggcagggcaagggGCCGGCTATATATGATGAGAGGTTTTGCAGTGGGAGGTGTTCAAGCACATATTAGTATATGTTTGTATCTTGAAGCTGTCACGAATCTTCTTTTCTGTCCTTCCCCCAAGCTGGAGCCTATTACCCAGCCCAAGGTGTGCAGCAGTTTCCTGCTAGTGTGGCTCCTGCCCCAGTTTTGATGAACCAACCACCCCAGATTGCTCCTAAGAGGGAACGGAAAACTGTAAGTAGCAGCTAGGGGCTCTGGGACTCCTGGAAAGGGACACTCATGGTCTGGTCTCAGCTGGGTGGTTGTGCCTGTGGGAGCAAAACTTCATAGACCTGAGTGTAAGCAGAGAGTAAGGTCTATGGAGGAAGAAGGTCCCTTGTAAGGCTATTTATTGTAGTGTAGAAGCAACTCACAAGAAGACTAATGGGCAACAGGGAAATTCCCAAGAGACTTGGGCTCTAGTAGGTTCACAAGATATATGATTGTTTTGGGGGTGCTGGTGGTTAGCTTTGGAAatggtttgttttctgtgctcCTAACTCCTTGGTCCTGGAAGCTCTGGAGGCCTACGCCTCTGCTTAGTCCTCAAGCCCTGGGCATGGTGCCCAGAATAGGGTGCCAGGGCTGGGGAAGCCGCTGAGTCACCCTGGCTCCACCCACTGCATCTGGGCCCTACCCCTAGAGATCAGGCCGACTAGCCACAAGTGAGCAAGCTGGATGCTTGATGGGGGTCTTTAGCCCTAGGGTGTCTGGCTGTTGACTTAGGGATTGCTGGTgggtagaggggagggagggaggggcattGTGATGTACAGGGCTGCTCTGTGAGGTCAAGAGTCTTAGGGGTGGGGGCTAGGGCAGCGACTACAAGAGCAGCCGGATGGGTTGACAGTAGAACTCATGGGGTTTCTGGCACCCACCCACCTGCTTCCCAGTAGGGGTGGGAGGTTGGCCCAGAGTGTTAGGAGGGGGACAGGGTGGAGAGGTGGGCTCCTTCTGCTTCCCACTCATCCTATAGCTTTTTTTCCCCAGATCCGAATTCGAGACCCAAACCAAGGAGGGAAGGATATCACAGAAGAGATCATGTCTGGGGCCCGCACTGCCTCCACACCCACTCCTCCCCAGGTACTGTCATATCTCTGAGTGATACCTTGGTTTGGACAGCTATTCTGCCCTAGATTACCAAGTCACTTGATCTTTTCCTTCACCTTAGGGGTTTATCTCCCTGCTTTCCTGGATTTCTAGGCAGAGCTAAAGTAGAAATGACTCTAGTAAAGAAGGGTGTGGAACTCTTCAGTGCAAACTTATAACGCTTTGTGTCCTGCAGACGGGAGGCAGTCTGGAGCCTCAACCCAATGGGGAGTCGCCTCAGGTTGCTGTCATTATCCGGCCAGGTAAGGAAGACAGTAGCACAGCTTTTATGGGGGATGTGGAGAATATGAGGATTTACACTTGAAGGAGTGATTCAAACTGAGTACCAGAGAAGAATGACTTAGGTTTCATGTAGTGGGTTTGAAGTTGCACTGTTTTGGATGAGAGATGAGAACAGCTAGGGTGGGAGAAAGTTGGGACGTGTTTTGTTAAATTGAAAGTAAGCTTAActaagaggaagaacaggaacagTGAAGGACTTGCTGTCATGCATTCATTCTTTCTGCAGATGACCGGTCACAGGGAGCAGCCATTGGGGGACGGCCAGGATTGCCTGGCCCAGAGCATAGCCCTGGCACAGAATCTCAGCCTTCGTCGCCTTCTCCAACCCCATCACCACCCCCAGTTTTGGAGCCGGGGTCTGAGTCTAGTCTTGGAGTCCTCTCTATTTCTGGGGACACTATGACAACGGGGATGATACCAATGTCTGTAGAAGAATCGACCCCCATCTCTTGTGAAACTGGGGAGCCATATTGCCTCTCTCCAGAAACCACTCTTGCCGAACCCATACTGGAAGTAGAAGTGACACTCAGCAAACCCATTCCAGAATCTGAGTTCTCTTCCAGTCCTCTCCAGGTTTCCACGTCCCTGGTGCCTCACAGGGCTGAAACTCATGAGCCCAATGGCGTGATCCCATCTGAGGATCTGGAACCAGAGGTGGAGCCAAGCACAGAGCCagctcctccccctctttcaGTTTGTGCTTCTGAATCGCTTGTGCCCATTGCTCCAACTGCCCAACCTGAGGAACTGCTCAATGGAGCCCCCTCGCCACCAGCTGTGGATTTAAGCCCAGTCAGTGAGCCAGAGGAACAGGCCAAGGAGGTTTCATCAGTGGCACTGGCCAgcattctctctcccactccaCCTGTGGCTCCTTCAGATACTTCTCCTGCTcaggaggaagaaatagaagacgatgacgaagaagaagaagaaggtggagaagctgagagtgagaagggaggagaggacctccCCCTTGACAGTACTCCTGTCCCAGCCCAATTGTCTCAGAATTCAGAGGTGGCAGCAGCTACCCAGGGTAAGGAGGTGTGGCTAGATGATTGATGTTGCTTATTCTGGAGATGCTCTCTTCGTTGACCTCCCATTTGTCACCTCTTacgttttgctttgttttgagactggatcttgaTGTAGTCTAgctgccttccttttcctcccaagtgctaggactaaggGCTTGCACCATCATTTTATGAACAGCCCCACAAAATGGGCTCCAATTGTGGCCTAGTGTTAGACCCTAAGTAGAGTTGAAGACTCTATAGATAAGGGTCGTATGTAGCCTGAGCTGGACTTGAACTACTAGTCcttgtctctatctcccaagttcAGGGATTATAGGAATCTTCCACGATGCCTGGTTTAGAGAGAACCTTATTATTTAAATTGGGAGTGAAAGGTAGAGGAATATTATGGCtggttttcatcttttttattttctttctttttctgttaggGATACTTATTAAATTGTTCACACCTTGTCCTCTTTCTCCTTTAGTGGCAGTGTCTGTGCCAAAGAGGAGACGGAAAATTAAAGAGCTAAATAAGAAGGAGGCTGTAGGTGACCTTCTAGATGCCTTCAAGGAGGTAAGGAAGCAAGAATTAGTTGAGGGGAGATGGCATGGTTTGGAGGCAGTGTTGATGCAACTGAGCCTGGGCGTTCATCTATGGTTGAAGGTGGACCCAGCAGTACCAGAGGTGGAGAATCAGCCTCCCACTGGGAGCAACCCAAGCCCAGAGTCTGAGGGCAGCACTGCGCCCCCACAgcctgaggaagcagaggaaaccTGGGACTCTAAGGAAGACAAAATTCACAATGCTGAAAACATCCAGCCTGGGGAGCAGAAGTATGAGTACAAGTCAGGTGTGTTTAAGCAGAAGAGCGGTTGAGCAACTTACCTACTCCCGTGAGGAATGGGTGTCCTATTGTAGGACACAGTAGTGCGACTGATGCATCCTGTCTTGCAGATCAGTGGAAGCCTCTAAACCTTGAAGAGAAGAAGCGTTATGACAGGGAGTTCCTGCTGGGCTTTCAGTTCATCTTTGCCAgtatgcagaagccagaaggatTGCCCCATATCACTGATGTGGTGCTGGACAAGGTTGGTGTGTTCAGGAAGGTTGGTTTGACCTGGAAGTGCCTGAGGTCGCCAAAGAGAAGGCAGCCATCCTAACCTGTTTCTAAGACAGGAATCTTCTTTGCAGGCCAATAAAACACCACTTCGGTCACTGGATCCCTCCAGACTACCTGGCATAAACAGTGGCCCAGATTTCACTCCATCCTTTGCCAACTTTGGCCGACCAGCCGTCAGCAACCGTGGGCCCCCAAGGGGTGGGCCAGGTGGGGAGCTGCCCCGAGGGCCGGTGAGTGGGGCTGGCTGAGGGGTAGATGGTTAACGAATGGGGTGGAATCATACGTGTGTCATCCTTTGGGGAGAAGTGtgtctcagagctgtgtggtaaTGGGGTCACATATTGTATTTGCTGTTCTGTCTTCAGTTGTCTTCATCCCTTGTCtagcaggctggcctgggaccCAGGCGCTCTCAGCAGGGCCCACGAAAGGAGACTCGCAAGATCATTTCCTCAGTGATTATGACTGAAgacataaaactaaacaaagcagAGAAGGCTTGGAAACCCAGTAGCAAAAGGACAGCAGCTGATAAAGATCGAGGTGAAGAGGATGCTGATGGAAGCAAGACCCAGGTACTATCAATAGCAAGTCTTGCTTTTAGTCTCCATTCCTGCTCCTCTAGAGCTGCCTTGTAAGCCACTTTAATATCTCCACTGTCTTTACTCACCATCTTTACTACACTGTCTGGGGTCAGTCCCTACCATTTTGTCCTGTCTCAGCAGCCTGtgtttatcttgggtatttcacTAGATGCTGTGAACTCTATCCTCTCTTCTCCACAGGACCTGTTCCGCAGGGTACGCTCCATCCTGAATAAGCTGACACCCCAGATGTTTCAGCAGCTGATGAAGCAGGTGACACAACTGGCCATTGACACCGAGGAACGCCTCAAAGGAGTTATTGACCTCATCTTTGAGAAAGCCATTTCAGAGCCCAACTTCTCTGTGGCTTATGCCAACATGTGCCGCTGCCTCATGGCGGTTAGTTTCTACCGTTTGCTAAGTCTTTCTTAGAGACTTTTTTAAtgcttttacttatttaatattttatctgcCTATGTCTGTGTAGTTGCATGTTTACCACAGCACAATTGGCAGTCATCAGGATAgcttgtggagtcagttctcttactttgtgtgtgtgtgtgtgtgtgtgtgtgtgtgtgtgtgtgtgtgtgtgtgtggttttttgagacagggtttctctgtgtagccctggctgtcctggaactctgtagaccaggctggccatgaagtcagtaatccgcctgcctctgcctcccaagtgctgggattaaaggcatacgccaccactgcccagctcacttcTCTTACCTATATGTAGattctggagattaaactcaaATTCCCAAGCTTACGTGGCAGGCTTCTTCACCTTCTGGCCATCTTTCTGAACCAGTTTTCTAAATCTTACTATCTAGCTTCCTGCATCTTCCTGGGGATGCTAGAGTACAGCTTTTCTTTGTTCTCCTTTGTCTGTTATGGTAGTTAAACGTGCAGTACAGCTTAGGCTTTCTGGGTTAGGGAGGCTTGAAAGTCTTCTCTGCCTTGGACTGATCTTAATGTGGTCTTTGGCCCACAGCTGAAAGTGCCCACTACAGAAAAGCCAACAGTGACTGTGAATTTTCGAAAACTGTTGTTAAATCGGTGCCAGAAGGAATTTGAGAAAGACAAAGATGATGATGAAGTttttgaaaaaaagcaaaaggagatGGATGAAGCTGCTACGGTAAGAGAATGTTTTGCCAGTCACACCCTGTACTCACCACACCCACCCTCACCACTACCAGTTATAGGTCTGCACACTATGAAGGATCTTGGTGCCTCTCTTTTCCTTAGGACACGAGTGCGTATTGCTGGGCTGGCTGGCTATCCGGATAAAAAGAGAAGGGAATTTTAGGCAACTgactgtttggttttgttcttagctctatttttatgtatgtttggctatcttgtatatatgtgtgcagtgtACATGTCTGGTGCCGGAGGAGACAGAGTacaggattccctggaactggagttaaagatggttctgagctaccacatgggtgctgagaactgagtctaggtcttttgcaagagtagaagtattttttgttgttgttgtttttttgcttttttttttttttttttNNNNNNNNNNNNNNNNNNNNNNNNNNNNNNNNNNNNNNNNNNNNNNNNNNNNNNNNNNNNNNNNNNNNNNNNNNNNNNNNNNNNNNNNNNNNNNNNNNNNNNNNNNNNNNNNNNNNNNNNNNNNNNNNNNNNNNNNNNNNNNNNNNNNNNNNNNNNNNNNNNNNNNNNNNNNNNNNNNNNNNNNNNNNNNNNNNNNNNNNNNNNNNNNNNNNNNNNNNNNNNNNNNNNNNNNNNNNNNNNNNNNNNNNNNNNNNNNNNNNNNNNNNNNNNNcagaaatccacctgcctctgcctcccaagtgctgggattaaaggtgtgcaccaccaccgcccagctgagtagaagtattcttaaccactgacctatctATCTCTCAAATCCCcctgcttatctttttttttttttaaagatttggtttttttttatttatttattttttttattttatgtataatatgaGAACTCTgccttcatgcacaccagaagagggcatcagatccctttacagatggttgggagccaccatatggttgctgggagttgaagtcaggaagagcaagtactcttaacctctgagctatctttccagctaCAGCTCCTTGGTTATCTTTTTTGACATAATCTTTGTCTTATGACTGACAGGCAGAAGAACGGGGACGCCTGAAAGAAGAGCTAGAAGAGGCCCGGGACATAGCTAGGCGGCGCTCTTTAGGGAATATCAAGTTTATTGG
This genomic window from Mastomys coucha isolate ucsf_1 unplaced genomic scaffold, UCSF_Mcou_1 pScaffold12, whole genome shotgun sequence contains:
- the Eif4g1 gene encoding eukaryotic translation initiation factor 4 gamma 1 isoform X1, with product MNKAPQPTGPPPARSPGLPQPAFPPGQTAPVVFSTPQATQMNTPSQPRQGGFRSLQHFYPSRAQPPSSAASRVQSAAPARPGPAPHVYPAGSQVMMIPSQISYSASQGAYYIPGQGRSTYVVPTQQYPVQPGAPGFYPGASPTEFGTYAGAYYPAQGVQQFPASVAPAPVLMNQPPQIAPKRERKTIRIRDPNQGGKDITEEIMSGARTASTPTPPQTGGSLEPQPNGESPQVAVIIRPDDRSQGAAIGGRPGLPGPEHSPGTESQPSSPSPTPSPPPVLEPGSESSLGVLSISGDTMTTGMIPMSVEESTPISCETGEPYCLSPETTLAEPILEVEVTLSKPIPESEFSSSPLQVSTSLVPHRAETHEPNGVIPSEDLEPEVEPSTEPAPPPLSVCASESLVPIAPTAQPEELLNGAPSPPAVDLSPVSEPEEQAKEVSSVALASILSPTPPVAPSDTSPAQEEEIEDDDEEEEEGGEAESEKGGEDLPLDSTPVPAQLSQNSEVAAATQVAVSVPKRRRKIKELNKKEAVGDLLDAFKEVDPAVPEVENQPPTGSNPSPESEGSTAPPQPEEAEETWDSKEDKIHNAENIQPGEQKYEYKSDQWKPLNLEEKKRYDREFLLGFQFIFASMQKPEGLPHITDVVLDKANKTPLRSLDPSRLPGINSGPDFTPSFANFGRPAVSNRGPPRGGPGGELPRGPQAGLGPRRSQQGPRKETRKIISSVIMTEDIKLNKAEKAWKPSSKRTAADKDRGEEDADGSKTQDLFRRVRSILNKLTPQMFQQLMKQVTQLAIDTEERLKGVIDLIFEKAISEPNFSVAYANMCRCLMALKVPTTEKPTVTVNFRKLLLNRCQKEFEKDKDDDEVFEKKQKEMDEAATAEERGRLKEELEEARDIARRRSLGNIKFIGELFKLKMLTEAIMHDCVVKLLKNHDEESLECLCRLLTTIGKDLDFAKAKPRMDQYFNQMEKIIKEKKTSSRIRFMLQDVLDLRQSNWVPRRGDQGPKTIDQIHKEAEMEEHREHIKVQQLMAKGSDKRRGGPPGPPINRGLPLVDDGGWNTVPISKGSRPIDTSRLTKITKPGSIDSNNQLFAPGGRLSWGKGSSGGSGAKPSDTASEATRPATLNRFSALQQTLPAENTDNRRVVQRSSLSRERGEKAGDRGDRLERSERGGDRGDRLDRARTPATKRSFSKEVEERSRERPSQPEGLRKAASLTEDRGRDPVKREATLPPVSPPKAALSVDEVEKKSKAIIEEYLHLNDMKEAVQCVQELASPSLLFIFVRLGIESTLERSTIAREHMGRLLHQLLCAGHLSTAQYYQGLYETLELAEDMEIDIPHVWLYLAELITPILQEDGVPMGELFREITKPLRPMGKATSLLLEILGLLCKSMGPKKVGMLWREAGLSWREFLAEGQDVGSFVAEKKVEYTLGEESEAPGQRALVFEELRRQLEKLLKDGGSNQRVFDWIDANLNEQQIASNTLVRALMTTVCYSAIIFETPLRVDVQVLKVRARLLQKYLCDEQKELQALYALQALVVTLEQPANLLRMFFDALYDEDVVKEDAFYSWESSKDPAEQQGKGVALKSVTAFFNWLREAEDEESDHN